From Silurus meridionalis isolate SWU-2019-XX chromosome 14, ASM1480568v1, whole genome shotgun sequence, a single genomic window includes:
- the LOC124397073 gene encoding neuropeptide B-like produces the protein MGKCETRAWFILTICVLAVHTPAEAWYKQAAGPSYYSVGRASGLLSGIRRSAFRRAEQDTRDGGDFPENNAVLHTNFALKNMPICVKDVLPELQSCELVHDSMFRCEAAVIITLDSSDCEHA, from the exons ATGGGGAAGTGTGAAACGCGTGCTTGGTTCATTTTGACCATTTGCGTGCTCGctgtacacacacctgctgaAGCCTGGTACAAACAAGCAGCCGGACCCAGTTATTATTCGGTCGGGAGAGCATCAGGGCTGCTGTCGGGGATCCGGAGATCAGCGTTCAGAAGAGCTGAACAAGACACACGGGACGGCGGAGATTTCCCTGAAAATAACGCAGTCTTGCACACAAACTTCGCGCTGAAAAATATG CCAATTTGTGTAAAGGACGTTTTGCCGGAGCTGCAAAGCTGTGAACTGGTGCACGACTCCATGTTTCGGTGCGAGGCGGCAGTCATCATCACCCTCGACTCCAGCGACTGTGAGCACGCGTGA